The Oncorhynchus nerka isolate Pitt River linkage group LG13, Oner_Uvic_2.0, whole genome shotgun sequence sequence CTCAGATGCATTTTGGGAAGTTTCTGTGTTGTCCGTCACCTGCTCTGTATCTGCATCCATCTGATAACACAAGGAAAGAAAGACATCATATGTCCGAAGGAAATTTAGTTACACTGTCTTAAACGCTGCTTCAAAGAGCTTTAAGACTGTCATAACAGTGACATGACAGTTGTTATAACAGTTAGAACAGCTGATGTTAACTTACGAGCATAGTCACGACATGGatagctgtacagtatatctaggTTTGCGTAAAGTTCAACATTTCAACCTGAGCTGGAAGCTTAGCCTTGAGCTGAGCCTATGACCCCTCCTCACATGGGATGTAATACACAGATGCCCCATACATTCTGGGTATGTTATACATTATACAACCTTGATATTGTGTGTAAATCGATCGTACAACAACACTTTTAGGACGTCATCACCTTTAAGCTGTCATGTAATCTACCATCTGTTCAGAGTGACAGCCTTTTAACATGTTCAAATTAGGTCACATGTCGATAGGCCACACACGCTTCTACACAATAGAGACCCTACAGGAGTCTCACACATTATTCAACTATTGTAACTGAAGCGGTGATTTCAACACTGTTGTTGGGAGGAATAGAATTTCTAAAGGATGGAAATAGAAAATACATGCTTGCTAAATACATACCTCTTCATCAGCTTAAAAAATTATTACTACAAAGgaaatgttactgtatgttactaAACTGTATTTTTGTTGGGTTTTTAATTTGACAGAACATGTGTTGGAATATGAAATATTTGAAGCAATACACAGACCACAAGAACGTCCTGTTTAATTATGTAAATGAACCTTTGAATCAGCCAAATAACAATATAAGAGGCAAAAAACAATGCGTGAAACATTATTGTATATTTCTGTCTGCTTTTGAGAGTTATAACTAACAGATTTCAGTGAATGAAGAAATCACGATGACACTGGAGGAAGAAAAAAGGACAAACTGATTTTTTTCAGTACTAAAACTAAATAAATAAGTGAAAAGATCAATTAAGTGTTGCCTACAGCTACAAGGTAATCAAGCATGATGTGGACAAATGTCAGCTTCTCTCTTAGATctgaagatggggagaggtggacTGATTAGCAACAGTACACAGTACAGCACAAGAGCATTCTGGGTAACTTCTGACATGATGAGTTACCAGGATCCATGTTCAGTATAGCAGAGAAACCCCCAATAATAAGCCTTTGATTAAAGGTTATTAGATATCTAGATATCCATACTAAGGCTTGTGTTTATGGACTTTGGGGGAGTAAAGAGCTTGAAAGTTCCCTACTTCAGTCGTGATCCCTTTCAGTCTATGGTTGAAACCTAAACCTGGACATTCGTAGAGAGAGTGCCAGTTTATGGCTGGGCAGAGTTGTGCATTGACTGACTGAGCATGCACAAACGAACACAGAGAGAGTGAATCCTAAGCCAATGAGAGCTTTAGGAGTTAGGCACGGTGGCTGCATGGAGTGAAGCTGGGGCCAAAGCTTGCGGTCGTGAGAGATTATTTATAGTGCCAAGGCCTGGGCCTATTGTAAAATGTAGCACTTGCACCCTTGCAAGGCTTGAGTGGGGGAAAGGCATGAGTGGGGGATGGGGTAGGCTATGGGGCAGAAGACAGGGGAATACattttggggtggcagggtagcctagtggttagagcgttggactagaaaccagaaggttgcaagttcaaatccccgagctgacaaggtaccaatctgtcgttctgcccctgatcaggcagttaacccactgttcctaggccgtcattgaaaataagaatttgttcctaactgacttgcctagttaaataaaggtaaataaataaaaatacacacacacacacaacacagctgATGGACAATCCACATGCCTGGAGCTCCAGAACAGCCTGCACCAACATACAGTGAGGAATCTCGCTACTGCATTGTGGAGCGACATTTTAGAATATACCTCAAGGAGGCAAGATGTGGGGTCTTTCTGTCCAGAGGCGTGTGATATACTGTGGCAATTGTGGGAGATATACAGCTGATAATCATGGAGTTTCTGATTTATTTGTGTGGAAATATATCCCAATATCTTATAAATTCTTCATTAATCTGTTAATCTATCCTGCAAACACAAATGATATCCAGCATCAAAATTACAGTTGAGTTATCATCAGTTATTCAGCATTTAACTTCAGGTTATGGACACCTAGGGAAACAACATTTGTCAAAGGCAACTCCTTCAATTCAATACTAGCAGTTCAATGATTATAATTCATTACCCCTCAAAATAACTGCCACAGGTCAATAAACATGGTGTTATTTCCAACAATAGCCTACATAACTGGTTGTCATTGTTTACATGCAATAGGAGGCTATGTCCTGACAAACGTCATGGAAATATACTAAACATAGCTGCAGCTGATTACAAATGCCATTACCTACACCCACAACCATCAAGACTGTGACCACGAGAATCTAAAATTAATCGAAGGTTAATGTTTTATTTTTGCTTCCTACTGAAAAATGTGTAtagcctttatttatttattttaaatagtGCACAATGTTCCTTCTGCACGACTCCACAAACTCAAAAAGCACAGTACCATCATCTGTGGAATGCTCACATCACTTGGTGCTTTGGTGAGGATATAAACAGGGAAATATCCTCCATTTATCAACAAAAGCTGATTAAAAAGTCGGCTACCTTTCTCATGTCTATAATCGTTCCTTCGATAAGGTTGTCTGAATCACAGTTATAACGAAACAGATAGGTGCAGTGGTTGTTCAAATCTGGATGGAAATATTAGATAAATACTGAGGTCTGGAATTAATAAATAGAATGATGTTGCTGTAAAATATGCAGAAGTAATGGCTTACCTTAGAAGACTATTGAGGTCCAGAAATACAACTAAATATAGATACTTCCTCTAAATAAAAAAGAAAATATAAAAAGATTTgcaaataaaaaatgtaacaaaAATATTATCTATACCGTCCCTGTATTTCGATTTGAAATGGCGGCATCAGCGGAACCGATTACATCTAAGGCTCAGATTTTTTGGCAAGAATACGTTGTAGCGAGAGTCACGCCCACAGGAAATAGAGTCGCTTTCTGATTGGCTAAACCCGCTGTCCTTGTAATACCCGTTTTGGAATTTGCATCTAGTTATTGGTAGAGGAAACATTTATATTTCCAACCAATGTTTGGTGAAATGTACAGAAAGCTAAGACTAAAGAttagatatacactgagtataacaaacatcaggaacaccttcctaacattgAATTGCACCCCCCTTTTGTCCTCAGAGCAGCTACACGGGGAACTATTGAGcatgaaaaactcagcagcgttgcagttcttgacacaaaacaCTTGACACTTACATTTTGTGtcatgcccattcaccctctgaatggcacacatacacaatccatgtctcaattgtctcaaagcttgAAAAGCCTTATTTAACCTGTACCCCCCCATTCATCtccactgactgaagtggatttatcaagtgacatcaataagggatcataactttcagCTGGATTCACCTGTTCCGTTtacgtcatggaaagagcaggtgttcttaatgttttgtatcgTCAGTGTATGTCATGCAGACCTATGCTTTGCCTGTGTCATTTGACGAAAACATTGCAAATATATAGGACAATATTGGCGTAATACTAACCTCAAATATATGTTTGAAACCTCTCCATAGTATTTGAAGATGATGGACATCACAGAGTTAAAAGAAAATAACATTAATCTGGCCCCAAACGTGTTGTATATAATGTTTGTTTAATCCATGTCAATAATGTAAAACAAGAATAGCCTATTCACATACAAGACAATTACATGGTCAAGTCAAGTCCCCACATAATAACAATTATTTACATCAGATGAGGGGCAGAACAATTCTAAATACAATATGAGAAATTAAGTTATCATCCACAATGCACCAATATCACAATTAACAAACCAACAATAGTTTTCCAAACACAAAAGGTTTGACAATGGTCCACACCTAATACCAAATAGTTTGGCCCCGTTACGCATCATTTAAAACGTGGCCATCTTTCAGCACATCATTACGCGTGGTTGAGGATGTCCGAAAGTTCATTTATATACTCAATGGTGTATTTGAGAGTTTGAATTTTGGTCAGAGGTTGTCCCCTTTTACTGTAATCTGGAGGCAAGTAGTCGCGGAGCTGGTGCAAAGCTTCTGCTAGGCTCCTCATTCGcatcttctccctctcgctcgccTTCATGCGTCTCTTGGTCGACATCTTCGGTTTGATTTGTTTCAACGTTGCGCACGGGGTTGGGCTGTGTCCTGTTAAACCATAGGATACATTTCCGAAGCTCTGATGCCCAGTTGAGCTTGAGGACATCTCGGGCGAAGAGCACATTGAATCGAATGATGATTCTGGTGATGTGGATTCAAGAGAATCATGCCCGTTCCCAAAAGCCCTTTCCTGCGTCTTCCAATCCCATTCAGAAAGCATTTTTGAGGTAACAACTTCAATGTCACAATCCATGTTAGCAATATCCTCAGACACGCTCTCCATACTGTGACCTCGATGATAGGCTATTCGGGCAGCTCCGTGGAGAGCAAATTCTGAAAAGCGGTTTGGGAAACCGTTTTATATGGACTCAGCTCTCTGTGGTTTATGAGTTCACAGCTGAAGCGAAAGTTCAAAGAAAACTCAAGTGCTAAAATGTGACTTACCCGAAGGACGTCGTTCGTTGTCACCGAGGTGCCAATAAGGTGAAATAGACGGATAATGTGTAACAGAATGAAAAATAATTAGATTTTCTTTTGTGGGAAATGGCTCTTTAGATGGGCACGACAACAATTATCAGTTTGATGTGATCTCTCTAATGAAGGAATGAAAGGAGATTGTTACATCTGGGCTTTTCACACCTCATTAACAGGATGGGCAACGTGTGTCTAGGTGTACTCCAAAATATAGAAGATAAACAGACAAATACTTttttatatatactgaacaaaaatataaaaaggcaacatgtcaagtgttggtccaatgtttcatgagctgaaataaaaaaatatcccagAATTTTTCGAAATGCACAAAAGGCTTATTTCCCTCAAAttctgtgcacacatttgtttaaattccttttagtgaacatttctcctttgccaagataatccctccacttgacaggtgtggcatatcaagaaactgattaaacagcatggtaaTTACACCAAGTcagttgtttttttaaatattttttggaCATGTTTTATGAGCATTCATATTTGTACTGCTAAAGTTCTTAAATTGGGGACAGCaacaggccactctaaaatgtgcaattttgttacacaacacaatgccacagatgtctcaagttttgaggaagcgtgcaattggcatgctgactgcaggaatgtccactcgagctgttgccatagaatgttaatttctctaccaaaagCCGCCTCCagcattgttttagagaatttggcagtatgtccaactgccCTCAcaaccacatgtaaccatgccagcccaggacctccttcACCTGCAGGGTCGTTTGAGAcgagccacccagacagctgatgaaacttctGGAGTATTTCTGTCTATATAATAGAGCCCCTTTCTGGGGAacttattctgattggctgggcctggttcccaagtgggtgggcctatgcccacccaggtccacccatggctgcgctcctgcccagtcatttgaaatccatagattagggcctgatgaatttatttaaattgactgatttccttatatgaactgtaactcagtaaaatcgtagaaatggttgcatgttgcgtttacatttttgttaagTATATAACGGTGCTAatgttgtgtctgtgtgaggtagaCAATGACAGATAGAAAGTGAAACCTGAAAGAAACATAATTTTTACGCAACGTGAAGCTAAATCTTCAGAGAATAACTAAGTAAATGTTTAGAAATTACTTATATTTGTCCATTAGGAGGAAGTATTATCAACAAATTAGCCTAGCCAATAAAGTCCCGCTGTCTGAAATCGATGCATGCCAATACGCACGAGCAAGGAGGATGCAGCTGTCATCAGAGCTGGGTAAAACACACTAACCTGGCAGCTCTTTCATGTCTGAATAGGTGTGTAACGGCTCACTAATGATCAAGGGGGAGCAAAACGTGCCAGGTCATAAAACCGCGCTCTACTGCTGGTGGGTCACTGACGGGCGAGAACCTTTGCGCCCCTCTGCCTGCTATAGGAAGCAACACGTCGGGAAGTTTATGTGGTTATTAGTACGGTGATGCTACTTTCATTCGCTTACAAAAGCTCGACCTTTGCGCAAACGAAGGTATAAAAGTTATTATTGTACCTTTATTTGGTCAATGATTGTCTCTTCCATTTGGAGAGCCTTGTTGTCCAAACTTTTACATTTTGCGCATTTGCATCAGTACCTTAGTAGTCCAATCATTACATGAGAGCTGTGGAATATTCAAAATAAATACAGAAAAACATTGAAAAGTATAGGGTTTTATAAAAATTTAAATGCCCTCTCCCTAACTGCATGAGTAAAATATTTCTCCATCTCCTACTGTAAGTCCATTAAAGATATAGCAGCAGAAAACTACAATTGTGTACATAGAAGACAAAAGGAAAGGCCAATATCAAAGGTTAAAAATACACTTACTGAACAAACTAGATAAAGTTTTGATAGCATACTATTAAATAATATTAGGAAATAGTATTTCTTTTTTTCTGTCCTAACACCTCTGGTATATCACATCACTCATTTCAGGAACTTCAGCTTCACCCTCTCTGCCAATGGCAGTGGGCTCTTGCTACAAATCACTGAGTCATCACCATCAGACATAATCACTGGGGAAACGGGGCTTGGAATGAACACAATGTCATCATCAACTCTAATTGGATGAACATCCTGGCACTTCCCTATGGTAGACACAGAGCTGCCTCGTATTGGTTGTTCACCCATACTGGCAGACACAGTTCTAGGCCTGAGGGGCTGGGCTGTAACTGTGTCCCAGGCTGCCTTTGTAGAGGTGCGGGGTTTGGAGGTGGGTTTCAGTGAATAGTCTGTGAGGTATTGGCACCTGTGCCTGCTTTTGGGTTTGACTTTGGCCCTGCTCTGCCCTCCTCCCCGACACTGGTTCTCTGTGTCACTGTCCTCACTCGATGAACACGCTCTGGCACACACACTCTTCTTAGTTTCTTGATGTGACTTCATGTGCCTGTCATCCCGACCAGGCTGTGTGTCGCTAGGTTCAGAATGGCTCCTTTGTGGCAGAGCGGAAGAAGATGATATGGCCTTCTTTACGAATCTGTACTTCTGTGGAGGCTTTGGTTCACCGGCACCATGTTGTTTAGCCCCTTGTGTTTGTGTTGCTGTGACTGGGCCTGTTTGTTTTGCTGTGACTGGGCCTGTTTGTGTTGCGTTCAATGAGATAGGTTTTGAGATGTGATGAGCAGGTTGAGGCTTATGGAGCAATGCAATGCTCTGGTCCTTATCAACAAGTGTGGCTTTCTTGCCACACACCAGCAGCTGTTGTGATGGCTTGGAATCATTGCTGCTTTTAATGGGTATCAGTGCCATTGGCTTGGGGCCACTGTTGTTAGAATCAATTAAATCAGGGGGTGCTGCTGACTGGGAGTTTACGTGTATGATGGTGATGTCATCATTGTCCGCCATGTTCACAGACTTGCATGCGTTTCTCATTAGGACCCTGTCCCTCAGCGAACACTCTGCATAACATGGCCCTGGTACGGCCTCTGCTGCTCTGAGATCAGTAGAGGGGCCCAGTTGTGTGATCCTTTCTTCAACACTATCATTTGTGGTTTGGAGTGACTTGGGGTCAGTGGCAGTGCGAGCGCCAGCAGCCTGCGGGGGCGGGGAGGACGTGAATGACTGAGACTCCCAGTCGATGTCACTCAGGTGAAGAGCATCCATCACCACGGAAACAGACGGAGAGGAGGCCGCTGCTTCTGGAATCTTCCCAGAGGAAGTGAAAGACGGAggtgacatcacttcctgtatCTGAGCTCCAAGACGTACTTCTAAGCGGGGATGGTCTTTACCAGAATCCAGATGCTTTTTTGGAGACTCTGACTCTGGACCCTCCAGGACCAACACTGAGTTGTTACTTGTTGTAATGGTCAGTGCTGCTGCCACGGCAGAGGGGTGTTGGGTGTTGTTGTCAGCAGTGGAACTGTGCAAAGACATCTTGGCCAGGAGGTCAGAAACATCACAGTGATCCGAAGGCTTGTCTTTCTTACCCTTTGGTTTCTTCTCTGAAAATAAAATGCATAAAATATAAGAGACAAAATGGCTAGATACAAAATCCACCATAACAGTGTCTCCTCAAGTCCAAGTACCCTTGGTTGGGGCTACCCATTCTACTGTGGGAACCCCTGCTCTACAGCTCTGAGCTACAGGAGGAGCCAGCCCCAACCTGTCTAAAGTGACAGCAGCTCCTGTGTGACAGACACCTCTGGTGCATCAAAGCCTTGatgtgagggagtggagctgcCATACTCTGCATGTCCAGGTGTCAGAGGCCCTATAAGAGAGACTCTGAAAAACATCGCAAAGCTCCAGGTGCCTTTGATCCACACCCTGTCTGAGCTAAGTAGTGAGCAGTCGTTGGGCCTGTTAAGTTTAGGGGCGTCCCGTTTCTCCCCAAGGACAAATTGAATACAGTTTTAAAAATGAGGTATAATTTTACCTCAATAATGTATATCAATATGTTATTGTCAGTCAATTTCAGATCAGAATGTCAATAATTTAAAATGAATTAACATTCATTGTATTTTCATATCAATAACATAAGGTTATTTAATCTGAATTAAATGTAAGCAGAATACATTATGTTCTCCAGCCATAATATGTTGACCTTACTCTTGGTCTTGTTCTCAGCCTTCTCCCTGAGGTACAGCTCCACCACATGTGGGTAGGCTAGGCGGAACAGAGCCTCTTCCTCCACCGTCCTCACCTCGTCCTGGCTGTCCTCAGGGTGGTCCTCAGAAAACACATAGTGATCTGCAGGGAGGATATCATGGAGGAAACAAAATGACTTTTTTTTACAGACAAAAAATATGTGAAACATTCAAACATTAAAATTGTATCCACTCTTTTGTGTAAAATGTATCGTCTGCTGAATCACCATACAGATGCCAACCCCACCCCCCTCAAAATAATAATTATACAGATTTGGGGATGGTATTTCAATAGTTAGCTCAGGCCCATAGAGGACTGAAATATCAGCTGAGGTTGttagtgggggggggggactttgATATGACAGTTTTCCCAGCCCGAGAGGAAGCCATTTTAGCACCCGGTGGTGTTGTGGCTGTTCTGTCACCTCTACCCCCCTCTGAACCCCACCTCACAACAAGTCACTAACAGACAACATGGAGACAGGCAGAGAAGGCCAGGTTTAAAGAGACTCTGCATAGGTCAACACAAGACTATCACCCTAATCCTTACTGACGCAACTCTGATGTCATAACAGGAATACAGTACATCAAACAGGTACATGGTAATAAGAGGTTTGGAAACGTGTGATTCAGATGGCTTGGAGAGTACAATACAAAAAAACACGGGATCTATCATAGAACAAAAACAATGGGGGCAATGATGAtaatataaagagaaggaacatCCCTCGTTCATAAACATAACATTTTTTGAAAATGGAAGGCTTCATAAGAAGGACTGTTTCATTTGTTCAAACTGACCTGGCTTACTCCAGATGATTTCAAAGCTGGCGATTGCATTCCTTACTCTTGGCTTCCATATACTGTTAACAGGGAGGATTTTAAAATACAATTGAACATGTATTATTGTGAAACATTTATAGCCACAGTGAGTAACTTCCATTTTTACACTCAGAGAGGTCCATTGGAGTGTGAATTGGACCGTACCGTAGAGGTTTTATCAGAGACAACGTCGCTCTTCCATGTTTTCTGTTCATCAGCTCAGTGTACGTCATCAGGACCAGAACCTTCTTACTGGTATAGTGTTTAGGCCACTCCAACTTATTGTACGCAAAGTTCTGGATcacaaaacacaaaaaaatatattacaAGTTATTTGACTAACAGATAAATTAGGCAATACATGATTTATTAATTGCATCTGTTAAGAATGACCTCTTATTTTAATCCAAGtacatttttgaatgactacctgcaTTAATAGCATGTTCGGTTTCCTCCATTTGAAATTGTGGACAGGCTTGTCTTTGTCTACCAGAAATTCATTTATGATCTGAAATGCAAAATGTCCATACATGAAATGACATCCTTATCTTGGCTTGTATACTTTACACATGATATTACACAGATTCAATAACTTAAGATAATAACTATATTTACTTTACCTCTGTAAAAGGGAATTTATCACTTGCCAGTGTTTTCCTGAAAACAAATCAACACCATATTCAGATATGTAAAGGAACAATGAATGTTTGTTCCCCctttcaattaaaaatcaataAGCAATATTGTAATCTATGAATGTGTATATTATAGGAATGAGTGAATTTGGTGCAAACATGGTCTCACTTCCTGATGCTGGCATCTGTTGAAGAGGCCTGTCGTGTCTGCTCACAGCAGTGCCAGTGACAAGGACACTGGTAGTCATAGTCTTGAGGCTCACAGAAGTGCTTGCTGTCACACAACACACAGCCACTGCGCTCGTGAGCCTTGGCTGAccctgagagagaaggagaaagagataaAAGAGtatgatgagaaagagagagagaatgaagagtgTGATAGAGAAGAACATAACAGTGGTAATAGTTTGTTAGGAGATGGTTAGTAACCGAAAAAGGAGTGACAGACAAAATCAGAGGTCAATTCAGGGTGACTGGACTGATAGGCTACAGCCCCAGATAATCATAGCAGATACCTTTGATCAACCATACAGAGACATTTAATACTGATCTCGAATAAGTACACTAACTGTAATTTGGCGCTACAATGCTGAAGACGTATTAGCAAACTAAAGCGTCTCACATGTAAGTGCCTTCATCATCACAGTATTTTAGTTGGTCTTGATCAACAACATGCGAGTCGCGTCATCCCGGGAaacccctccccaccctcccgATTTACACTTCTTATCAGGACAAGGGGCTAAAGTGAGTTTGACGGAGGGCCAAAGTAACTCACCAGGATAGCGACACAAATGGCAGTGAGGGACCTTCTTTAGGACCCACTCTGGCGCAACCacgccctcctccctccactggctgAATCTGTCATGGAAGAGGAGACGGTACAGGATAGGCATAGACTGTTatatcatatacagtggggcaaaaaagtatttagtcagccaccaattgtgcaagttctcccacttaaaaatatgtgagaggcctgtaattttcatcataggtacacttcaaatatgaccgacaaaatgaggggaagaaatccagaaaatcaaattgtaggatttttaatgaatttatttgcaaattatggtggaaaataagtatttggtcaataacaaaagtttctcaatactttgttatataccctttgctagcaatgacagaggtcaaacgttttctgtgagtcttcacaaggttttcacacactgttgctggtattttagcccattcctccatgcagatcccctatagagcagtgatgtttggggGCTGTTgatgggcaacacggactttcaactccctccaaagattttccatggggttgagatctggagactggctaggccactccaggaccttgaaatgcttcttctCTGCAggccattcactaggtccccccatgtgtttctgggatttttgctcaccgttcttgtgatcattttgaacccacggggtgagatcttgcgtggagccccagatcgagggagattatcagtggtcttgtatgcctgccatttcctaataattgctctcacagttgatttcttcaaaccaagctgcttacctattgcagattcagtcttcccagcctggtgcaggtctacaattttgtttctggtgtcctttgacagctctttggtcttggccatagtgaagtttggagtgtgactgtttgaggttgtgaacaggtgtcttttataccgaTAACaatttcaaacaggtgccattaatacaggtaacgagtggaggacagaggagcctctaaaagaagaagttacaggtctgtgagagccagaaatctcgcttgtttgtaggtgaccaaatacttatttccaccataatttgaaaatacatttattaaaaatcctacaatgtgattttctggattttttttctcattttgtctgtcatagtgtaagtgtacctatgatgaaaattacaggcctctcatctttttaagtgggagaacttgcacaattggtggctgactaaatacttttttgccccact is a genomic window containing:
- the LOC115139253 gene encoding flap endonuclease GEN homolog 1 isoform X1: MGVHDLWSILGPVRESVPLYSLTGKTLAVDLSLWVCEAQHVQAMMGKVTKPHLRNLFFRVSSLTLMGVKLVFVMEGEAPKLKAETMSKRTDMRFGGFNKSAPKKQTTKTTNRGRFNAVLRECAEMLDCLGVPWVTAAGEAEAMCAFLDAQGLVDGCITNDGDAFLYGAQTVYRNFNMNTKDPQVDCYRTSRVETELQLARETLVGLAILLGCDYIPKGIPGVGKEQALKLIQTLKGQTLLQRFSQWREEGVVAPEWVLKKVPHCHLCRYPGSAKAHERSGCVLCDSKHFCEPQDYDYQCPCHWHCCEQTRQASSTDASIRKKTLASDKFPFTEIINEFLVDKDKPVHNFKWRKPNMLLMQNFAYNKLEWPKHYTSKKVLVLMTYTELMNRKHGRATLSLIKPLRIWKPRVRNAIASFEIIWSKPDHYVFSEDHPEDSQDEVRTVEEEALFRLAYPHVVELYLREKAENKTKKKKPKGKKDKPSDHCDVSDLLAKMSLHSSTADNNTQHPSAVAAALTITTSNNSVLVLEGPESESPKKHLDSGKDHPRLEVRLGAQIQEVMSPPSFTSSGKIPEAAASSPSVSVVMDALHLSDIDWESQSFTSSPPPQAAGARTATDPKSLQTTNDSVEERITQLGPSTDLRAAEAVPGPCYAECSLRDRVLMRNACKSVNMADNDDITIIHVNSQSAAPPDLIDSNNSGPKPMALIPIKSSNDSKPSQQLLVCGKKATLVDKDQSIALLHKPQPAHHISKPISLNATQTGPVTAKQTGPVTATQTQGAKQHGAGEPKPPQKYRFVKKAISSSSALPQRSHSEPSDTQPGRDDRHMKSHQETKKSVCARACSSSEDSDTENQCRGGGQSRAKVKPKSRHRCQYLTDYSLKPTSKPRTSTKAAWDTVTAQPLRPRTVSASMGEQPIRGSSVSTIGKCQDVHPIRVDDDIVFIPSPVSPVIMSDGDDSVICSKSPLPLAERVKLKFLK
- the LOC115139253 gene encoding flap endonuclease GEN homolog 1 isoform X2; the protein is MLDCLGVPWVTAAGEAEAMCAFLDAQGLVDGCITNDGDAFLYGAQTVYRNFNMNTKDPQVDCYRTSRVETELQLARETLVGLAILLGCDYIPKGIPGVGKEQALKLIQTLKGQTLLQRFSQWREEGVVAPEWVLKKVPHCHLCRYPGSAKAHERSGCVLCDSKHFCEPQDYDYQCPCHWHCCEQTRQASSTDASIRKKTLASDKFPFTEIINEFLVDKDKPVHNFKWRKPNMLLMQNFAYNKLEWPKHYTSKKVLVLMTYTELMNRKHGRATLSLIKPLRIWKPRVRNAIASFEIIWSKPDHYVFSEDHPEDSQDEVRTVEEEALFRLAYPHVVELYLREKAENKTKKKKPKGKKDKPSDHCDVSDLLAKMSLHSSTADNNTQHPSAVAAALTITTSNNSVLVLEGPESESPKKHLDSGKDHPRLEVRLGAQIQEVMSPPSFTSSGKIPEAAASSPSVSVVMDALHLSDIDWESQSFTSSPPPQAAGARTATDPKSLQTTNDSVEERITQLGPSTDLRAAEAVPGPCYAECSLRDRVLMRNACKSVNMADNDDITIIHVNSQSAAPPDLIDSNNSGPKPMALIPIKSSNDSKPSQQLLVCGKKATLVDKDQSIALLHKPQPAHHISKPISLNATQTGPVTAKQTGPVTATQTQGAKQHGAGEPKPPQKYRFVKKAISSSSALPQRSHSEPSDTQPGRDDRHMKSHQETKKSVCARACSSSEDSDTENQCRGGGQSRAKVKPKSRHRCQYLTDYSLKPTSKPRTSTKAAWDTVTAQPLRPRTVSASMGEQPIRGSSVSTIGKCQDVHPIRVDDDIVFIPSPVSPVIMSDGDDSVICSKSPLPLAERVKLKFLK
- the msgn1 gene encoding mesogenin-1; translation: MESVSEDIANMDCDIEVVTSKMLSEWDWKTQERAFGNGHDSLESTSPESSFDSMCSSPEMSSSSTGHQSFGNVSYGLTGHSPTPCATLKQIKPKMSTKRRMKASEREKMRMRSLAEALHQLRDYLPPDYSKRGQPLTKIQTLKYTIEYINELSDILNHA